Part of the Chlamydiota bacterium genome, CTATGGAGCCTATGGAAGTTCTCCCTGGGGGACTAATGTCTCAGGGTTCACGAACACCAATGCCCATTGGATTTGGTCTGGCAACAACACCACAGGATCAGCCAATATTGATACCCCGGTTTATTTTAGAAAGGTGGTGGAATAGTAAAGACAGTTTAAGGTTTAAGGTTCAAAGTTAAAGGATTAAAACTAAAAATCTTTTTCTTTTGACTCTGAACTTTTTTTCTTTGAACCTTAAACTTCAAACTTTGAACTGGTTTTCTTTGAACTTTGAACTTTAAACTGTCTTTTAATCCGTCGTCATAACTTCTGTTTTTTCTAATCGAGAGATGAGAATGACTGATAACACAATGAGTCCTCCCCCAACGATCGATAAAATAGTTGGAATTTCTTTCCAAATCAATCCTCCCAATATCATGGAAAAAAGGACAATGCTTGAAGAATAGGCGCTGGTCGCTGCGGTTGACCCCTTTTGATAGGCCTCAGTCATTAAGATTTGGGCGAGGGTTGCAAAGGTACCGGTTCCTGTTAGGTAAAGGGCTTCAAGAAGATTCGGAATTCTAAAAGAGGTCCAAGCCACGGGGATTGCTAACGCAGTTGAAATCCAGATAAAATAAAAAACAATGGTGAGAGAAGAATGATCCCTTCTTAGAGAACCAATCGAAAGATAAGCCAGGGCCGCAAAAACTCCAGAAATAAGTCCAATCCAGGCACCTTGAATGTTGATTCCTGAGTGGGGATCAACAACAAAAATGATTCCGATTAATCCTAAAAGAATAACGGCAAAAATTTTCCAATTCGTTTTTTCTTTGAGAATAAATGGGGCAAGGATGGCAACAAAAAGAGGTGAGGTATAATTAAGCATGACCGCTGTGGCAAGCGGGATTTTGGTAATGGCCCAGAAATAGAGGCTAAGTGCAAGGAACCCTGCGATGCCTCGAGTGGCAAGAATCTGCGGACGTTGGCCTAAAAAGCGAGCTTTTTTGAGAATCATAATGGGTAGAATTAAAATAAGACCCACAAGGCTTCGAAATAAAACAACTTCTGAGACCGGAAGCGTTTGGCTTGCAAAACGGACGCAAACGCCCATGAGGGCAAATAGAAAAGAAGAAGTGATCATTAAAATAGCACTGAGATTCATTTTTGAATAATGTTTTTTCATTGAAGCACCACAAAGGAAGACCCTGGTCCACAGTCGACAGTCAACAGATTAAAGAAAGTTTTTTTCTGTGGACGATGGACTGTGGACTGTGGACGGTTGTTAAAGATCATCGATGACTTAAAACTCCTCTTTTCTTGCAATAGATTGCAATTTTACAAAGGCTGCAAAAAGGAGAGATGGGTCGACAGAGATTCTGTCCGTAAGGAACCAATAAGTCGTTATAAATTTTCCAATAAGGCTTAGGAAGAACTTTCATCAATGCGAATTCACTCTCGTCCGGGGTTTTCGTTTTGATGAGGCCTAATCGATTAGAAATGCGATGAACATGTGTGTCTACACAAATGCCATCTTGATTAAATCCCAAGGTGATGACCAAATTAGCTGTTTTTCGCCCGACTCCTTTTAGGCTAAGTAGCTCGTCCATTTTGTTAGGAACTTTTCCTTGAAATTGAGTGAGTAAAGTTTTAGAAATTTCTAGAATTGTTTTTGCTTTTGTCTTGTAAAAGCCAGCAGGATAAATCAACTTTTCAATTGCTGGTGGATTTAGCTTGAGCATTTCTTGAGGGGTAGAGGCCTGGGCGAAAAGTCTTTGAGAGGCCAGATTTGTCACCTCATCTTTGGTTCGTAGACTGATGAGGCAGGAGATAAGGACTTTAAAGGGATCTTGAGATTCATTGGCCACAATACCCACGGCCGGTGTTTTCCACTGGCGAATTTCT contains:
- a CDS encoding DMT family transporter; its protein translation is MKKHYSKMNLSAILMITSSFLFALMGVCVRFASQTLPVSEVVLFRSLVGLILILPIMILKKARFLGQRPQILATRGIAGFLALSLYFWAITKIPLATAVMLNYTSPLFVAILAPFILKEKTNWKIFAVILLGLIGIIFVVDPHSGINIQGAWIGLISGVFAALAYLSIGSLRRDHSSLTIVFYFIWISTALAIPVAWTSFRIPNLLEALYLTGTGTFATLAQILMTEAYQKGSTAATSAYSSSIVLFSMILGGLIWKEIPTILSIVGGGLIVLSVILISRLEKTEVMTTD
- a CDS encoding endonuclease III, whose translation is MDPIDKIIQILKKEIRQWKTPAVGIVANESQDPFKVLISCLISLRTKDEVTNLASQRLFAQASTPQEMLKLNPPAIEKLIYPAGFYKTKAKTILEISKTLLTQFQGKVPNKMDELLSLKGVGRKTANLVITLGFNQDGICVDTHVHRISNRLGLIKTKTPDESEFALMKVLPKPYWKIYNDLLVPYGQNLCRPISPFCSLCKIAIYCKKRGVLSHR